The following coding sequences are from one Tolumonas lignilytica window:
- the rsgA gene encoding small ribosomal subunit biogenesis GTPase RsgA, with product MAKKPKLSHGQQRRVNANHQKRLQKPQTDIDDSLLGPALEGLVISRFGKHADIEDSNGNIHRCNLRRTIDSVVTGDRVVWRAGNDALQGISGVVEAVHPRTSVLSRPDFYDGIKPIAANIDQVVIVSSVLPEFSTNIVDRYLVAAEHVEIPPLLVLNKIDLLSDELRALLETQLNIYRNLNYPLLCVSCQTGEGIEELEQHLKDKVNVFVGQSGVGKSTLINALHPQAQALTGDISEMSGLGQHTTTASRLYRFPNGGTLIDSPGVREFALWHLENERVTWCFKEFRDYLGGCKFRDCKHGKDPGCLIREAVEQGKIARERYENYHRILESMQDARNLRHVSRE from the coding sequence GTGGCGAAAAAACCAAAACTCAGTCATGGCCAACAGCGCCGGGTAAATGCCAATCACCAGAAACGATTGCAGAAACCTCAGACCGACATTGATGACAGCCTGTTAGGCCCCGCGTTGGAAGGTCTGGTGATCAGCCGGTTCGGTAAACATGCCGACATCGAAGACAGCAATGGCAATATCCACCGGTGCAACCTGCGCCGCACGATAGACAGTGTGGTGACGGGTGATCGGGTGGTCTGGCGTGCAGGCAATGACGCACTGCAAGGAATTAGCGGTGTTGTCGAAGCTGTTCATCCGCGCACATCCGTACTCAGCCGCCCTGATTTTTATGATGGTATTAAGCCTATCGCCGCCAATATCGATCAGGTCGTCATTGTTTCCTCGGTGTTGCCCGAGTTTTCTACCAACATAGTGGATCGTTATCTGGTCGCTGCGGAGCACGTCGAAATTCCGCCGTTGCTGGTGCTCAATAAAATCGATTTGCTCAGTGATGAACTGCGGGCGTTACTGGAAACGCAGCTGAATATTTATCGCAATCTGAATTATCCGCTGCTCTGTGTCAGTTGCCAAACCGGTGAAGGCATTGAGGAACTGGAGCAACACCTGAAAGATAAGGTGAATGTATTTGTCGGTCAGTCCGGGGTGGGAAAATCCACGCTCATTAATGCCTTACACCCACAAGCACAAGCACTGACCGGTGACATTTCAGAGATGTCCGGTCTAGGGCAGCACACGACAACCGCGTCCCGGTTATACCGATTCCCTAACGGTGGCACGCTGATTGATTCGCCGGGTGTTCGCGAATTCGCACTATGGCACCTGGAAAATGAGCGGGTGACCTGGTGCTTTAAAGAATTCCGTGATTATCTGGGTGGTTGTAAATTCCGCGATTGTAAACATGGCAAAGATCCGGGGTGTCTGATCCGGGAAGCTGTGGAACAGGGAAAGATCGCCCGTGAGCGCTACGAGAATTACCACCGGATTTTGGAATCCATGCAGGATGCGCGCAATCTGCGACATGTCAGCCGCGAATAA
- the asd gene encoding archaetidylserine decarboxylase (Phosphatidylserine decarboxylase is synthesized as a single chain precursor. Generation of the pyruvoyl active site from a Ser is coupled to cleavage of a Gly-Ser bond between the larger (beta) and smaller (alpha chains). It is an integral membrane protein.), translating to MKLLDMLKIATQYLLPKHAVSRLVGYLAAAEAGSLTTFLIKAFIKRFNINMSEAEQEDPAQYKTFNAFFTRKLKDGLRPVVAESNAVALPVDGCVSQLGDIQYGRIIQAKRHDFSARELLGGDKDLSDQFQNGKFATIYLSPRDYHRIHMPLDGELQNMVYIPGDLFSVNPLTAQNVPNLFARNERVACIFKTPYGPMALVLVGATIVASIETVWAGTVTPPAGKLVKRWDFHGNTPITLKKGEEMGRFKLGSTVVCLFPPAMLEFAEHLQAGTDTRMGEIFATLNNSTTA from the coding sequence ATGAAATTGCTGGATATGCTGAAAATAGCAACCCAATATCTGTTACCAAAACATGCGGTGTCCCGACTGGTTGGTTATCTGGCAGCCGCAGAAGCTGGCTCACTGACTACTTTCCTGATTAAAGCGTTTATCAAACGTTTTAATATCAATATGAGCGAGGCCGAACAGGAAGATCCGGCTCAGTACAAAACCTTCAACGCCTTCTTTACCCGAAAACTGAAAGACGGTTTGCGCCCTGTGGTGGCAGAATCGAACGCAGTTGCACTGCCAGTTGACGGTTGTGTCAGCCAGCTTGGTGATATTCAATACGGTCGTATCATTCAAGCCAAGCGTCATGATTTCAGTGCCCGTGAATTACTGGGCGGTGATAAAGACCTTTCAGATCAGTTTCAAAATGGGAAATTTGCCACCATTTATCTGTCACCTCGCGACTACCATCGCATTCATATGCCGTTGGATGGTGAATTGCAGAACATGGTATATATCCCCGGTGATCTGTTTTCCGTTAACCCGCTGACAGCTCAGAATGTACCGAATCTGTTTGCCCGCAACGAACGCGTCGCCTGCATCTTTAAAACACCGTATGGCCCAATGGCCTTAGTACTGGTTGGTGCCACCATTGTGGCCAGTATTGAAACCGTCTGGGCCGGTACCGTCACCCCACCTGCCGGTAAACTGGTAAAACGCTGGGACTTCCATGGCAACACCCCTATCACGCTGAAAAAAGGTGAAGAAATGGGCCGCTTTAAATTAGGAAGCACCGTCGTCTGTTTATTCCCGCCCGCCATGCTGGAATTTGCCGAGCACCTGCAAGCCGGCACTGACACTCGCATGGGTGAAATTTTTGCAACGCTCAATAACAGTACCACAGCATAA
- the rplI gene encoding 50S ribosomal protein L9: MEVILLDKIAHLGGLGDKVSVKSGFARNYLFPQGKAVMATKDNLAAFEARRAELEAKLADVLAAAQARAAALSALTNVTIATKAGDEGKLFGSVGTRDIADAITAAGVAVAKSEVRMPNGVLRSVGEYDIVVHLHTDVNTTVKVAVVAE, translated from the coding sequence ATGGAAGTTATTCTGTTAGACAAAATCGCTCATCTGGGCGGTCTGGGTGACAAAGTTTCTGTTAAGAGCGGTTTTGCTCGTAACTACTTGTTCCCACAAGGCAAAGCTGTAATGGCTACTAAAGACAACCTGGCTGCTTTCGAAGCTCGCCGCGCTGAACTGGAAGCCAAACTGGCTGACGTTCTGGCTGCTGCTCAGGCTCGTGCTGCTGCGCTGTCTGCACTGACCAATGTAACCATCGCGACCAAAGCGGGCGACGAAGGTAAACTGTTCGGTTCAGTGGGTACCCGTGATATCGCTGACGCGATCACTGCTGCTGGTGTTGCTGTTGCTAAGAGCGAAGTTCGTATGCCGAACGGCGTTCTGCGCAGCGTTGGTGAATACGACATCGTTGTTCACCTGCACACTGATGTAAACACCACTGTTAAAGTGGCTGTTGTTGCTGAATAA
- a CDS encoding succinate dehydrogenase/fumarate reductase iron-sulfur subunit, with amino-acid sequence MAEIMEIEVLRYRPEEDNEPWTQRYQVPFTHEMSILEALTYIKDHLDSTLSYRWSCRMAICGSCGMMVNGKPKLGCKTFLRDYVSAGKIKLEPLANFPIERDLVVDMSDFMQKLEKIKPYIIPKEEKDLCDGEYIQTPKQLAQYKQFSQCINCGLCYAACPQYALKPEFLGPAALALLYRYNEDSRDGAKAERMKLVNQESGVWSCTFVGFCSEVCPKGVDPAAAIQLYKAESAKDYVIAMFKPED; translated from the coding sequence ATGGCTGAGATCATGGAAATTGAAGTGCTGCGCTATCGTCCTGAAGAGGACAATGAGCCATGGACACAGCGCTATCAGGTGCCATTTACTCATGAGATGTCCATACTGGAAGCACTGACCTACATAAAAGACCATCTGGATTCAACCCTGAGCTACCGCTGGTCTTGCCGGATGGCTATTTGTGGTTCTTGCGGCATGATGGTCAATGGTAAACCGAAACTGGGGTGTAAAACCTTCCTGCGGGACTATGTCAGTGCCGGTAAAATTAAGCTTGAACCTCTGGCTAACTTCCCGATCGAGCGTGATTTAGTGGTTGATATGTCAGACTTCATGCAGAAACTGGAAAAAATCAAACCCTACATCATCCCCAAAGAAGAAAAAGATCTTTGTGATGGTGAATACATCCAGACTCCAAAACAGCTGGCGCAATACAAGCAGTTTTCACAGTGCATCAACTGTGGTTTATGTTACGCAGCTTGTCCGCAGTATGCACTGAAACCGGAGTTCCTCGGCCCGGCAGCACTGGCACTGCTCTACCGCTATAATGAAGACAGCCGTGATGGTGCAAAAGCAGAACGCATGAAACTGGTAAATCAGGAATCCGGTGTCTGGAGTTGTACTTTCGTCGGTTTCTGTTCAGAAGTTTGTCCGAAAGGCGTTGATCCTGCGGCGGCCATTCAGCTTTATAAAGCTGAAAGCGCTAAAGATTACGTCATTGCTATGTTCAAGCCGGAGGACTAA
- a CDS encoding AEC family transporter, with translation MTEPPEGGMQTVSFLFFNIILPIFIPIGAGYLLQRQFPLNVSTLTKIQFYIFIPALLFTTIYQTELNSALLRDLVLANLVLFVLLWGACLVCTRLLKLDSSKRSAFINSVCFYNSGNYCIPLVQLMYHTAFAFSIQIVVMLIQQLLTNTIGVMNASSSDRSWKKALLENFRMPMTYAVLIAVLCRWLSVEVPKPLWTSLDLMAQGLVPTALITLGAQLASTRLYVRNFKVLVSNGMRLLVGPLIATLVCLVWGISGVMAQVMVICAAAPSAVNTVLLAIEYKSDPDFASQTVFLSTLLSAVTMPIVIALVRFL, from the coding sequence ATGACCGAACCACCGGAGGGTGGCATGCAGACGGTGAGCTTTCTCTTTTTTAATATTATCCTGCCTATTTTTATTCCTATTGGTGCCGGTTATTTACTGCAACGACAATTCCCGCTGAATGTTTCTACATTAACAAAGATACAGTTTTATATTTTTATCCCTGCTTTATTGTTTACCACCATTTATCAGACTGAATTGAATAGTGCATTGTTACGGGATCTGGTTCTTGCCAATCTGGTCTTGTTTGTTTTGCTCTGGGGCGCATGTCTTGTTTGCACCCGACTCCTGAAACTGGATAGCAGCAAACGCAGTGCGTTTATCAATTCAGTATGTTTCTACAATAGTGGTAATTACTGTATTCCGTTAGTGCAATTGATGTATCACACGGCATTTGCGTTTTCGATACAGATTGTGGTGATGCTGATCCAGCAGCTACTGACCAATACCATCGGTGTAATGAATGCGAGCAGTTCGGATCGCTCATGGAAGAAGGCGCTGTTGGAAAATTTCCGCATGCCGATGACATATGCCGTATTGATTGCGGTGCTCTGTCGCTGGCTAAGCGTGGAGGTGCCGAAACCACTCTGGACATCATTAGATCTGATGGCGCAAGGATTGGTTCCGACGGCATTGATAACACTGGGAGCGCAATTAGCCAGCACAAGGTTGTATGTCCGAAATTTCAAAGTGCTGGTATCTAATGGCATGCGTTTACTCGTAGGCCCGCTCATTGCCACCTTGGTGTGTCTGGTCTGGGGGATCAGTGGCGTTATGGCGCAGGTGATGGTGATTTGTGCTGCAGCACCTTCGGCGGTGAATACCGTCTTGCTGGCCATCGAATATAAATCCGATCCTGATTTTGCTTCTCAAACTGTGTTTCTATCGACACTGTTGAGTGCCGTGACGATGCCTATTGTCATTGCGCTGGTACGATTTTTATAA
- the queE gene encoding 7-carboxy-7-deazaguanine synthase QueE — protein MQSNHYPINEIFQSIQGEGYFSGVPAIFVRLQGCKVGCSWCDTKHSWKLDSDHLIPVRQLFTEKKPKAGWSWFTPEEILRCFSEQGYTVKHVVITGGEPCDYDLVALSQTLIAHGYRVQIETSGTQPIRADEACWVTVSPKINMAGGYHVLAEALNRANEIKHPVATAKHIAQLDALLADIDISQKVICLQPISQKERATELAMNVCMQRNWRLSVQLHKYLDIE, from the coding sequence ATGCAGAGCAATCATTATCCAATCAATGAAATATTCCAGAGCATTCAGGGAGAAGGCTATTTTTCTGGTGTTCCGGCAATTTTTGTTCGTCTGCAAGGATGCAAAGTTGGCTGTTCCTGGTGTGATACGAAACACTCATGGAAACTGGATTCCGATCATCTGATCCCAGTCCGACAGTTATTTACTGAAAAAAAACCAAAAGCAGGCTGGAGCTGGTTTACGCCAGAGGAAATCCTGCGATGTTTTTCTGAGCAAGGTTACACCGTCAAACATGTGGTGATCACGGGAGGAGAGCCCTGTGATTATGATTTGGTGGCATTGTCTCAGACCTTGATTGCACATGGTTATCGGGTTCAAATTGAAACCAGTGGTACACAGCCTATTCGTGCCGATGAAGCCTGTTGGGTAACTGTATCACCCAAAATCAATATGGCTGGCGGCTACCATGTATTAGCGGAAGCATTGAACCGCGCGAATGAAATTAAACACCCAGTCGCAACGGCAAAGCATATAGCCCAATTAGATGCCTTGTTGGCTGATATCGATATATCCCAGAAAGTAATTTGTCTGCAACCGATCAGCCAGAAAGAGCGTGCGACTGAATTGGCGATGAACGTTTGTATGCAGCGTAACTGGCGCTTGTCAGTACAACTTCATAAATATTTGGATATTGAATAA
- the frdD gene encoding fumarate reductase subunit FrdD, with the protein MKRSDEPVYWLLFGAGGVVAAVLLPVLILITGILVPLGILNADTLSYEKMHALATSWLGAPILLAVIALPIYHAMHRVYHGLHDLGIHPTKFLHYLLYGFAFLVSVAALTLLIQIH; encoded by the coding sequence ATGAAACGTTCTGATGAACCCGTATACTGGTTATTATTTGGTGCCGGTGGTGTCGTCGCCGCCGTGTTGCTGCCTGTACTGATCCTGATCACCGGGATACTGGTACCGCTGGGTATTCTTAATGCCGATACCCTGAGCTATGAAAAAATGCATGCTTTGGCGACATCCTGGTTGGGTGCCCCGATCTTGTTAGCCGTGATTGCATTACCTATCTATCATGCCATGCATCGTGTTTATCATGGTCTGCATGATCTTGGTATTCATCCAACCAAATTCCTGCACTATCTGTTGTATGGATTTGCATTTTTGGTATCTGTGGCAGCATTAACATTGTTGATACAAATCCACTAA
- the msrA gene encoding peptide-methionine (S)-S-oxide reductase MsrA → MHTRTRMIAPVEALPGRETPMVLEPLHFVKKVSMFPPYPEGLDIAHFAMGCFWGVERLFWELPGVYVTAVGYQGGYTPNPTYEEVCTGSTGHTESVLVVYDPQIISYSTLLKIFWEHHNPAEGFRQGNDVGTQYRSVIFTHSEQQQQLAIQTRDRYQSAMWAYNDNRTITTEITVAKTFYFAEQYHQQYLAKNPNGYCGIAGLGICLPNK, encoded by the coding sequence ATGCATACTCGAACCCGCATGATAGCTCCGGTTGAAGCATTACCGGGCCGTGAAACACCGATGGTGCTGGAACCCTTACATTTCGTAAAAAAAGTCAGCATGTTCCCTCCTTATCCTGAGGGTTTGGATATTGCACACTTTGCGATGGGCTGTTTCTGGGGGGTAGAACGTTTATTTTGGGAACTACCCGGCGTCTATGTGACCGCGGTCGGCTATCAGGGCGGATATACCCCCAACCCAACTTATGAAGAGGTTTGTACCGGTTCAACCGGGCATACTGAAAGTGTATTGGTGGTTTATGACCCCCAAATCATCAGTTATTCCACGTTATTGAAAATATTCTGGGAACACCACAACCCGGCTGAAGGCTTCCGTCAGGGCAATGATGTTGGTACACAATATCGCTCTGTCATTTTCACGCACTCTGAGCAACAGCAGCAATTGGCCATTCAGACCCGGGATCGTTATCAATCAGCCATGTGGGCTTATAACGATAACCGAACGATTACGACAGAAATTACGGTCGCGAAAACATTTTATTTTGCAGAACAATATCACCAGCAATATCTGGCTAAAAATCCAAATGGATATTGTGGCATCGCGGGATTAGGCATCTGTCTGCCTAATAAATAA
- the rpsF gene encoding 30S ribosomal protein S6 codes for MRHYEIVFMVHPDQSEQVPGMIERYTGAIKAAGGTIHRLEDWGRRQLAYPIDKLHKAHYVLMNVEAEQSVIDELETNFRFNDAVIRNMIMRTKHAVTEASPMLKAREERPRREDVREEAAEEAAE; via the coding sequence ATGCGTCACTACGAAATCGTATTCATGGTTCATCCGGACCAGAGCGAACAGGTTCCAGGCATGATCGAGCGTTACACCGGCGCTATCAAAGCGGCTGGTGGTACTATCCATCGTCTGGAAGATTGGGGTCGTCGTCAACTGGCTTACCCAATCGACAAACTGCACAAAGCTCACTATGTTCTGATGAACGTAGAAGCTGAGCAGAGCGTTATCGACGAACTGGAAACCAACTTCCGTTTCAACGATGCGGTTATCCGCAACATGATCATGCGCACCAAACACGCTGTGACTGAAGCATCTCCGATGCTGAAAGCACGTGAAGAGCGTCCACGTCGTGAAGATGTGCGTGAAGAAGCAGCTGAAGAAGCAGCTGAATAA
- a CDS encoding fumarate reductase, giving the protein MDISQSKRKPYVRQVKKSWWLRNSFYTGYMLREGTCLFVGAYTVILLCGLLRLSQGPEAFAGWLHALHSPLAILFHLVALVACLFHAKTWFSLAPKAVRLFKGAELMPEKPIIMAQYIGLAAVSVIVLLIAILA; this is encoded by the coding sequence ATGGATATTTCTCAAAGCAAGCGTAAACCCTATGTCCGTCAGGTTAAAAAGAGCTGGTGGTTGCGCAACAGTTTCTATACTGGCTACATGTTACGTGAAGGCACCTGTCTTTTCGTTGGCGCTTATACCGTGATTTTACTCTGTGGCTTACTGCGTCTGAGCCAAGGACCGGAAGCATTTGCCGGTTGGTTACATGCCTTGCACAGCCCATTGGCCATTCTGTTTCATCTGGTCGCCTTGGTAGCCTGTTTGTTTCATGCCAAAACCTGGTTCTCTCTGGCCCCTAAAGCAGTTCGCCTCTTCAAGGGCGCCGAATTGATGCCGGAAAAACCAATTATTATGGCCCAATACATCGGTCTGGCTGCTGTCAGCGTGATCGTGTTATTGATTGCCATACTGGCCTGA
- a CDS encoding GMP reductase: protein MRIEEDLKLGFKDVLFRPKRSTLSSRSQVELHREFRFRHTQTNWRGVPIIAANMDTVGTFAMAKALASFDVMTAIHKHYTEQEWQAFVQNSSDALLQFCMVSTGTSNNDFLKLQRILALSPALRFICVDVANGYSEHFADFVKTVRETFPQHVICAGNVVTGEMVEELILSGADIVKVGIGPGSVCTTRVKTGVGYPQLSAIIECADAAHGLGGQIVGDGGCTCPGDVAKAFGGGADFVMLGGMLAAHEESGGNKFERDGKSYMRFYGMSSSTAMEQHAGGVAHYRASEGKTVELPFRGPVSATIQDILGGVRSTCTYVGAAKLKELTKRTTFIRVSEQENQVYGQE from the coding sequence ATGCGTATCGAAGAAGATCTGAAACTCGGTTTTAAAGATGTTTTGTTCCGCCCTAAACGTTCCACATTGAGCAGTCGCTCACAAGTCGAATTACATCGTGAATTTCGCTTTCGCCATACCCAAACCAACTGGCGTGGTGTGCCTATCATTGCCGCCAACATGGATACTGTCGGCACCTTTGCCATGGCAAAAGCACTGGCCAGCTTTGATGTGATGACGGCAATACATAAACATTACACAGAACAGGAATGGCAAGCCTTTGTGCAAAACAGCAGTGATGCCTTATTGCAGTTCTGCATGGTATCGACCGGTACATCCAACAATGACTTCTTGAAACTGCAACGCATTCTGGCTCTCTCACCGGCATTACGTTTCATCTGCGTGGATGTGGCTAACGGTTATTCCGAGCACTTTGCTGATTTTGTAAAAACAGTAAGAGAAACCTTTCCGCAGCATGTCATCTGTGCAGGTAATGTCGTGACGGGGGAAATGGTCGAAGAGCTGATCCTCTCTGGTGCCGATATTGTCAAAGTAGGCATAGGTCCCGGTTCTGTATGTACCACCCGGGTCAAAACCGGCGTCGGTTATCCGCAGCTTTCAGCCATCATTGAATGCGCCGATGCAGCTCACGGCTTAGGGGGACAAATAGTCGGTGACGGCGGTTGCACTTGCCCCGGCGATGTCGCCAAAGCATTTGGTGGTGGCGCTGATTTTGTCATGTTAGGCGGCATGTTGGCCGCCCATGAGGAATCAGGCGGAAATAAATTTGAGCGGGATGGAAAAAGCTACATGCGCTTCTATGGTATGAGTTCATCGACCGCCATGGAGCAACATGCCGGAGGTGTGGCTCACTATCGAGCATCTGAAGGCAAGACAGTTGAGTTGCCGTTCCGTGGCCCGGTATCTGCCACCATTCAGGATATTCTCGGCGGTGTTCGTTCCACCTGTACGTATGTGGGGGCAGCCAAACTCAAAGAGCTGACTAAACGGACGACCTTTATTCGCGTCAGTGAACAAGAAAATCAGGTTTACGGACAGGAATAA
- the rpsR gene encoding 30S ribosomal protein S18, with amino-acid sequence MSRYFRRRKFCRFTAEGVTEIDYKDTITLKNYITESGKIVPSRITGTRAKYQRQLARAIKRARYLALLPYTDLHNK; translated from the coding sequence ATGTCACGTTATTTCCGTCGTCGTAAGTTCTGCCGTTTCACTGCTGAAGGTGTAACTGAGATCGATTACAAAGATACCATTACACTGAAAAACTACATCACTGAATCTGGCAAGATCGTACCAAGCCGTATCACTGGTACCCGTGCTAAATATCAGCGCCAACTGGCACGTGCTATCAAACGTGCTCGTTACCTGGCTCTGCTGCCGTACACCGATCTGCACAACAAGTAA
- the frdA gene encoding fumarate reductase (quinol) flavoprotein subunit: MDIIKTDVAIVGAGGGGLRAAIAIAEKNPELEIALISKVYPMRSHTVAAEGGAAGVVREDDSLDMHFHDTVSGGDWLCEQDVVEYFVEHAPKELTQLEHWGCPWSRKEDGKINVRPFGGMKIPRTWFAADKSGFHILHTLFQTSIKYPSIKRFDEHFVLDLLVHDGRPQGVVCFDIQNGVTRIIQAKSVIIATGGGSRAYRFNTNGGIVTGDGMSLAYRHGVPLRDMEFVQYHPTGLPGSGILMTEGCRGEGGILLNKDGYRYLQDYGLGPEIPVGETKNKYMELGPRDRLSQAFWQEQQRGRTIESPFGDIVHLDLRHLGEKKLLERLPFICELSRAYMGVDPVKEPIPVRPVVHYTMGGIEADGQCATRMPGLYAVGECASNGLHGANRLGSNSLCEIVVFGKVAGEQAALFAKEHGHVDSNILYRQGMEVVAKSVSLMENGGTENPADIRKEMGDAMEAGVGIYRTAETMQTTIDKLKELKDRYQHVRVADKSSVFNTDWLYTIELGFLLDVAESIAHSAIQRKESRGSHQRIDGYEERDDVNYLKHSLAFHNESGTPTIQYSDVKITKSQPAKRVYGSEAEKGAK, translated from the coding sequence GTGGACATTATCAAGACCGATGTCGCGATTGTCGGAGCAGGAGGCGGTGGATTACGAGCTGCGATTGCGATTGCAGAAAAAAATCCCGAGTTGGAAATAGCCCTGATATCTAAAGTCTATCCGATGCGCAGTCATACGGTAGCAGCCGAAGGTGGTGCCGCCGGGGTAGTCCGTGAGGACGATAGTCTGGACATGCATTTTCACGATACGGTATCTGGCGGTGATTGGCTGTGTGAACAGGATGTGGTCGAATACTTTGTCGAACATGCGCCGAAAGAACTCACCCAACTGGAACATTGGGGATGCCCGTGGAGCAGAAAAGAGGACGGGAAAATCAACGTCCGTCCATTTGGCGGCATGAAAATTCCTCGAACCTGGTTTGCTGCAGATAAAAGCGGTTTCCATATTCTTCATACCCTGTTCCAGACTTCTATTAAATACCCTTCTATCAAGCGTTTTGATGAGCATTTTGTACTCGATTTGCTGGTACATGATGGCCGTCCGCAAGGTGTTGTCTGTTTCGATATTCAAAATGGTGTCACCCGTATTATTCAGGCGAAATCCGTCATCATTGCCACCGGTGGTGGTAGCCGCGCTTATCGTTTCAATACCAATGGCGGCATCGTCACGGGTGATGGTATGTCACTGGCTTACCGTCATGGCGTTCCACTGCGGGATATGGAATTTGTTCAGTACCACCCAACAGGCTTACCCGGCTCAGGCATCCTGATGACTGAAGGGTGTCGTGGCGAAGGCGGTATTCTGCTGAACAAAGATGGCTATCGTTATCTGCAGGATTACGGTCTGGGCCCGGAAATTCCGGTTGGCGAAACCAAAAACAAATATATGGAACTCGGACCACGAGACCGCTTATCACAGGCCTTCTGGCAGGAACAACAACGTGGTCGCACCATTGAATCCCCATTTGGTGATATTGTGCATCTGGATCTGCGCCATCTGGGCGAGAAGAAACTGTTGGAACGTCTGCCATTTATTTGTGAACTGTCTCGCGCCTATATGGGTGTCGATCCGGTTAAAGAGCCGATCCCGGTTCGTCCGGTCGTTCACTACACCATGGGTGGTATCGAAGCTGACGGACAGTGCGCAACACGCATGCCGGGTCTGTATGCTGTTGGCGAATGTGCGTCAAATGGTCTGCACGGAGCCAACCGTTTAGGTTCAAACTCCCTGTGCGAAATTGTGGTATTCGGTAAGGTCGCTGGTGAACAGGCTGCATTGTTTGCTAAAGAACACGGTCATGTCGACAGCAACATCCTCTACCGTCAGGGGATGGAAGTGGTTGCGAAATCAGTGTCTCTGATGGAAAACGGTGGCACAGAAAATCCGGCGGATATCCGAAAAGAAATGGGCGATGCCATGGAAGCTGGCGTAGGTATCTATCGTACGGCCGAAACAATGCAAACCACGATCGACAAGTTGAAAGAACTGAAAGACCGCTATCAACATGTCCGCGTCGCAGATAAATCCTCTGTCTTCAACACTGACTGGCTCTACACCATCGAATTGGGTTTCCTGTTGGATGTTGCGGAATCGATTGCTCATTCAGCCATTCAGCGCAAAGAATCGCGTGGTTCACACCAGCGCATTGATGGCTATGAAGAGCGTGATGACGTGAACTACTTAAAACACTCATTGGCTTTCCACAATGAAAGTGGAACTCCGACCATCCAGTACAGTGATGTCAAAATTACCAAGTCACAGCCAGCAAAACGTGTGTATGGCTCAGAAGCAGAGAAGGGAGCGAAATAA